The DNA segment TGTGCAGTCCGCAACATCCGGCACAGCAAGTCAGGAAACCGACGCCGTGACAGCAGCAACCGGTGAAAAGATTCAAGTGACACCGGAGCAAGCTCTGGCAACATTTAAAGAACTTCATCCAAATGCAGCTCTTGAAAGCATCTCTTTGGACAATGATGACGGAAGGGGCTATTACTACGAAGTTCAAGGCTATACTGACAGCGAAGAATACGAAGTTGAAATTGATCCGGTTACCGGAGAAGTCTCCCGCGACAAAGTGGAACAAGATAAACACAACAACGACGTACCTGTAGACGAAGCTTTAGTTGCAAAGATTATGGACCTGGCACAAAAGGCCGCAGACGATGCAGGTCGTGACACTTACTATGTCACGTCTTGGGATCTTTCCTACGATGACGGTATGAACGAACTTGAATTGGAACTGAACGGTCACAACGTACCGGAATTGGAATATCGCTACAACGCTTCTACCGGAGACCTGCTTGAAAAAGACGCTTAATGGCAATAGGTACCAAAGAACTCGGTAAACCCGGGTTCTTTTTTTGTACCGCAAAGGTACTATAGTTTTTATATATCACTAGACATATATAATAGCAA comes from the Peptoniphilus equinus genome and includes:
- a CDS encoding PepSY domain-containing protein — its product is MNTKVLSIATLSLLLVGCGQTKTTETTTTTTTTTNTTASEEVKDAVNSVQNAAGDAVDGAKDAVSDAKDAVQSATSGTASQETDAVTAATGEKIQVTPEQALATFKELHPNAALESISLDNDDGRGYYYEVQGYTDSEEYEVEIDPVTGEVSRDKVEQDKHNNDVPVDEALVAKIMDLAQKAADDAGRDTYYVTSWDLSYDDGMNELELELNGHNVPELEYRYNASTGDLLEKDA